A stretch of DNA from Spirosoma endbachense:
AGCCCAATACCAGCCAATTCGTCGGTCAAGTTTTGTGGAACGGTGTCACCCGGTATTTTCCAGCTACCGAACGGAACTGCCAGAAAAGGCAAATTAAATTCAGCATATAGGTTTGCGAATCCCAGCACAACTGATGGAATGAAAATCAGCCAGCCAATCAGGCGGTACGAATGCGGAAATAACCATTTCGTTTTCATGTAATCTGTTCGTTTATACCAAAGAAACGTAAAGTTAATTTTCCTTATTGTAAAGTATTCTTTACATTTTTATCAAAAAAACTGCCGGGCATCATAGACCCGGCAGCTAATCAAATAGCCTGATCATAGTCACATCTTAAATAGCGGATCCATCAGCAGCCACTTTTCTCCCGGTTTTGCCATCGGCAAGGTCTGCTGGTAGGTCGACATCAGCGCTTCCCATTCCTGCACTTTCGGGTTGGCGGCATCGGCAGCCGATTTGGCCTCAAACGAAAACGTTTCGTCAGTTTCCATAATCATGAATAGTCGATTACCGATTCGGTAAATCTCCATCTCCGTTATACCCGACTCCCGGATGCTGGCTTCAATTTCGGGCCGGATTTTTTTATGATATCCCTCATACTCAGCAATTAGAGCTGGGTCGTCTTTTAGGTCGAGAGCAAGACAGTAACGCATAGTTAAGGAGCGATTTCGGGTGCGATGTTAGGATTATGTAGATCACTGGTATTGGTCCGATAGCCGTTCAGCGCAAAATAAACGATGAATGCGAAGCAAATTAGCGGCACCAGCAAGGCATAAACTGCACCCTTAGCGAACAAAGCGCCAGCTACTAAGGGCATCAGAGCCCCGCCTACAATGCTCATAATCACCAGCGACGATGCAATTTTCGACTCGGCGCCCAATCCTTTAGTAGCCAGCGCGAAGATGGTCGGGAACTGAATTGACTGGAAGAAATACGTAAAACTCAATGCAATCACTGCCGTGAGTCCGCCAGCCAGCATAGCGATAACGACCATCGCTACCGCACCAATGGCATAAATGGCCAGAACGACATTCGGCCTGACACGTGTCATTAGCGACGTACCAACGAATCGCCCCAGCATAAACAGGACCAGTGCGAACGAAGCGTGGAATCCTGCAATTTGCGTCGCCGACAGATCTGTTGGTGAGCCGGTTATCGCATTAATAGCATTCATATAGGTTTCCGCCAGTGCCCAGTGTCCATCCCGTGAGAAATCAAGCTTAAGATCAACAAAATAGCCCCACAGAGTTGCCTGAGCGCCCACATTAGCAAACTGTGCAACAACCCCCAACGCCAGATGCCGATGTCGCAATACACCCCAGATGGATGTTTTGCCCGCAGCCTGTTCTTCCTCAGCGCCCACTTCGGGCATTTTTGTTACGGCAAACAAGACGGTTACAAAGGCAATGATCGATCCGATGACCAGATACGGACCCTGAACAGAGAGCGCTTCCTCGATTCGGATCGTTTCTGCCTGGGCAGGAGCCATGGCGGTGAGCATTTCGGGCGTGTACTCCGTTTTGGAGAAGATAAACAACGCCCCGATAATTGGCCCAAGAATGATACTGATGCCGTTGAATGACTGTGAAAAGTTCAGTCGCCACTCCGACTTAGCCGGATCACCAAGCACCGTAACGTACAGATTAGCAGCCGTTTCTAAAAAAGCAATTCCGCAAGCCATCGTGAATAATGCCAGCAGGAAAAAGCTATAGACCCGGACTTCGGCAGCCGGATAAAACAGGAATGCTCCTCCGCCATAGAGCAGTAAGCCAAACAGAATTCCGCGTTTATAGCCAAATTTCCGCATGACATATCCGGCGGGCAAAGCCATGAAAAAGTAGCCCAGATAGAATGCAAAATCGACGATGCCAGCCTGAAAACGGTTCAGGTCAAGTGCAATCTGAAACTGCTTAATGAGTGAGCCGTTGAGACTATTAGCCAAACCCCACAGAAAAAACAGACTGGTAACGAGTGCAAATGCAAGACCGTAACTGCCGCTATCGCCCGACTTAATTTTGGGCGGAGTCGTTGGTGTTGGTAAAGCCATTCTTTTAGGTTTAGGTGTTTGTTTGGGTAAGTAGTGAACAGCGGCCAGTACAGTACGTGCCGTTCCTATGCATCAATCAGTACACGGTAGAGCCAGCGGCTCGCAACTGTTCACTTTTGTTTAATCAATCCGTAATCGACCGATCAAGATGTGTATAACCACCATCAACATGAATTAATTGGCCAGTTGTATGGCTGGATTTATCTGATAACAGGAATGCAACCGCATTCGCAAGCTCTTCGGTCGTTGTCATGCGGTGCTCGAGCGGAATTTTCGAGACGATCTGCTGAAGTTTTTTCTCCGGATTGGGCAAGGTTTTAATCCAGTTGGCGTATAAAGGCGTCCAGCTTTCGGCCACAATCACACAGTTGACCCGAATACTATAGGGTAACAGTTCGACCGCCCATTCGCGGGTCAGCGCATTACGCCCACCATTGGCAGCGGCATAAGCTGACGTGTTCCCCTGCCCTGTTTCGGCCACTTTCGAG
This window harbors:
- a CDS encoding L-rhamnose mutarotase, which translates into the protein MRYCLALDLKDDPALIAEYEGYHKKIRPEIEASIRESGITEMEIYRIGNRLFMIMETDETFSFEAKSAADAANPKVQEWEALMSTYQQTLPMAKPGEKWLLMDPLFKM
- the fucP gene encoding L-fucose:H+ symporter permease, coding for MALPTPTTPPKIKSGDSGSYGLAFALVTSLFFLWGLANSLNGSLIKQFQIALDLNRFQAGIVDFAFYLGYFFMALPAGYVMRKFGYKRGILFGLLLYGGGAFLFYPAAEVRVYSFFLLALFTMACGIAFLETAANLYVTVLGDPAKSEWRLNFSQSFNGISIILGPIIGALFIFSKTEYTPEMLTAMAPAQAETIRIEEALSVQGPYLVIGSIIAFVTVLFAVTKMPEVGAEEEQAAGKTSIWGVLRHRHLALGVVAQFANVGAQATLWGYFVDLKLDFSRDGHWALAETYMNAINAITGSPTDLSATQIAGFHASFALVLFMLGRFVGTSLMTRVRPNVVLAIYAIGAVAMVVIAMLAGGLTAVIALSFTYFFQSIQFPTIFALATKGLGAESKIASSLVIMSIVGGALMPLVAGALFAKGAVYALLVPLICFAFIVYFALNGYRTNTSDLHNPNIAPEIAP